In the genome of Pusillimonas sp. T7-7, the window CGTCTACCTGATTTTTTCATGCGCATGCATGCGGCGACCAAAGCAGGGGTTGTAGGCCCCAGCTTGCTTTTGGTGGGTGCAGGCTTGTACGAGCCCTCGTGGGGTATATCAATCAAGATTGCTTTGGCCATCTTATTCCTTCTCATGACGACGCCGATTGCTGCTCACTTGCTAGGTAAAGCCGGCTTCGTAGGCGGCGTGAGCCTTTGGGAAGGAACGGCACGCAACGACCTGGACGATGTACTACCCTCCAACGTTTTCATAGAAACGGATGCACCTATACCTAGTGAGAAGCCTGCGGCCAATATGGCCAAGCCACCCACAACCTTGCCAGAGCAGTGAGTTCTGGCTGTGCTACAGCGTTAATAACACGCTAGTGCGCGGTGAAAGGAGCCAGATATCTTGAAGCGGTTTCATCGTATACCCCTCTTGGTCAGAATTCCTTTGCTGGCAGCAATCATGATCTTTGCGATTGCCATGATGGTGACGCAGATCGCAGTATTCAGTTTATCGAAGCAATACGAACTGCTGACCGAACGCGTGGGCCAAGTCTATTTGGATGGTCTGTCTGCGTCAGTGCTACCGGCCTATCGGCAGCATGACTTAGAAGGTATTGACCGGGCATTGCGACAATCCCTTGACTTTTATCTGGGGATAGTAGACCGGCAGCTCGTGCTCACCGACAACGATGCCAATATCATCGCCCATGTGTCTGGACCCAACCTGGAAGCCACCACACCGCCGCCTGAAGCCATCTCTCAAGCGCCAAAGGGCTACTCTTACGAAGCCGAATCCCAAAGCATGTGGGTTTGGCGTGAATTGGGTGAAAGCGGGATTATCGCCGCAAACCTGGATATTTCTGAATATGCAAAAAAGCGATCTGCGCTGCATGTTCAGCTAGTACTGGTTAGTGCATTGATGAGCATCGTGGCGGCGCTCGGTGGCTATATAGTCATTCGCCGTATGCAACGGCCATTAAGGACCATAAGCGAGCACTTATCGCATGCTGTCGCTTTCGGCCCCCAGAAAATTGAAGACTCAAACATTCCAGGAGACGACCAGGAAGCCTCCACACTCATGCATGCATACAACCGCATGACCATGGCTGTGCAGGACCGGGAGCGTCTTTCCGAGCAATTAGCCAAGCAGGATCAGCAAGCCTTGTTAGGCCGCATTTCTGCAACACTGGCTCATGAACTGCGCAACCCCCTCACCGGCATGATGACCGCACTCCAGACGATACGCATGTATGGAGGAAATCCCCGCAGCCGGGGCGAAGCCTTGGATTTCATTGATCGCGGAATTCAATCTCTTCAGGGTGTAGCAGAAGCCACCTTAAATACGTATCGCCCAAGCGCTCCTGGCCCCAACCTGGAAAGTCGAGACCTGCATGACGTACTTCTGCTAGTAGCACCTCATGCTGCACGCAATGGTGTAGAAGCGGCGCATAATATTTCGCCGTTTTCGCCGATTAAACTGGATGCGTTCAAGATTCGGCAAATTGCCCTGAATTTGCTGCTCAACGCCATTCAATCTTCACCGGCAGGCGGCTTGGTAGCACTTGAGGCCTCATACCGCAACGACGTCTTTACCATGAAGGTAAGCGATCAAGGCGAAGGACTGCCTCAACACGCAAGAAATTTTCTTTTGGCCGACGATGTGCTACTTAGCGACAGGTCGCTCGGATTAGAGATTGTACGCAGCCTGACGCAAGATATGAATGGAGAAATTACGGTGCATAGCCCAGAAGGTCGTGGCTCTACCATCGAGTTAAGATTCTCCATCACGGAGCATGAAACTCTATGAAACGAGAAAATATCGACGTACTCTTGGTTGAAGACGATGGCGTCTTGGGCGGCGCCGTAGCGCAACGTCTACGCTTGGAGGGGATGTCGGTCCACTGGGCACAAACTGTTTCTGACGCATTGGAAAATCTCGAAAGGTACGAACCCGCGCTGATGATGTGCGACATAAGGCTGCCAGACGGCACCGGTACTGACTTGTACAAACGCGCAGGCAGGCTCATATGGGAAACAGACGTTATCTTTGCCACGGCATACGCGGATATTCAACAGGCAATTGACTTGGTCAAAACCGGCGCCACTGACTATTTGATAAAGCCGTATGACATTAATGAGCTTGTCAGGAGAATCAAGTCAAGCCTTGCACGAGCCACACTGCCACGTGGCGTAAGGACTCCC includes:
- the mnhG gene encoding monovalent cation/H(+) antiporter subunit G, which produces MWLSAFFVLFGSIITFIAALGVLRLPDFFMRMHAATKAGVVGPSLLLVGAGLYEPSWGISIKIALAILFLLMTTPIAAHLLGKAGFVGGVSLWEGTARNDLDDVLPSNVFIETDAPIPSEKPAANMAKPPTTLPEQ
- a CDS encoding HAMP domain-containing sensor histidine kinase, with the protein product MIFAIAMMVTQIAVFSLSKQYELLTERVGQVYLDGLSASVLPAYRQHDLEGIDRALRQSLDFYLGIVDRQLVLTDNDANIIAHVSGPNLEATTPPPEAISQAPKGYSYEAESQSMWVWRELGESGIIAANLDISEYAKKRSALHVQLVLVSALMSIVAALGGYIVIRRMQRPLRTISEHLSHAVAFGPQKIEDSNIPGDDQEASTLMHAYNRMTMAVQDRERLSEQLAKQDQQALLGRISATLAHELRNPLTGMMTALQTIRMYGGNPRSRGEALDFIDRGIQSLQGVAEATLNTYRPSAPGPNLESRDLHDVLLLVAPHAARNGVEAAHNISPFSPIKLDAFKIRQIALNLLLNAIQSSPAGGLVALEASYRNDVFTMKVSDQGEGLPQHARNFLLADDVLLSDRSLGLEIVRSLTQDMNGEITVHSPEGRGSTIELRFSITEHETL